A stretch of the Mycolicibacterium celeriflavum genome encodes the following:
- a CDS encoding D-alanine--D-alanine ligase family protein — translation MPSGRSSGRVRVAVVYGGRSSEHAISCVSAGSILRNLDPARFDVVAVGITPDGAWVLTNAEPDTLAINDGRLPEVTAASGTELALAADPRRRGQLLSLGRGAGELLAAVDVVFPVLHGPYGEDGTIQGLLELAGVPYVGAGVLASAAAMDKEFTKKLLAAAGLPIGDQEVLRPGRDTLSLDARERLGLPVFVKPARGGSSIGVSRVTAWDQLPPAIEAARRHDPKVIVEAAVPGRELECGVLEFPDGRVEASTVGEIRVAGVRGREDGFYDFATKYLEDAAELDVPAKVDDDVADAVRRLAIAAFDAIDCQGLARVDFFLTEDGPVINEVNTMPGFTTISMYPRMWAASGVDYPTLLATMVDTALKRGTGLR, via the coding sequence GTGCCATCGGGCCGGAGCTCGGGGCGCGTCCGGGTCGCCGTCGTCTACGGCGGACGCAGCTCCGAACACGCGATTTCCTGCGTATCCGCAGGCAGCATCCTGCGCAACCTGGATCCGGCGCGGTTCGACGTCGTCGCGGTCGGCATCACTCCCGACGGGGCGTGGGTACTGACCAACGCCGAACCGGACACCCTCGCGATTAACGATGGCCGGTTGCCGGAGGTGACCGCCGCGTCGGGCACCGAGCTGGCGTTGGCCGCCGATCCGCGGCGGCGTGGACAGTTGCTGTCGCTCGGTCGGGGCGCCGGTGAGCTGCTGGCCGCGGTCGACGTGGTGTTCCCCGTGCTGCACGGCCCGTACGGCGAGGACGGCACCATCCAGGGTCTGCTCGAGCTCGCCGGCGTGCCGTATGTCGGGGCCGGTGTATTGGCCAGTGCGGCGGCCATGGACAAGGAGTTCACCAAGAAGCTGCTGGCCGCCGCGGGGTTGCCGATCGGAGACCAGGAGGTGCTGCGGCCCGGCCGGGACACACTGAGCCTGGACGCACGCGAGCGCCTGGGCCTGCCCGTTTTCGTCAAGCCCGCGCGCGGCGGATCGTCGATCGGTGTCAGCCGGGTCACGGCATGGGATCAGCTGCCGCCGGCCATCGAGGCGGCCCGCCGCCACGACCCGAAGGTGATCGTCGAAGCCGCGGTGCCGGGCCGGGAACTGGAATGCGGAGTGCTCGAGTTCCCCGACGGCCGGGTGGAGGCGAGCACGGTCGGCGAGATCCGCGTCGCCGGCGTGCGCGGGCGCGAGGACGGGTTCTACGACTTCGCGACGAAATATCTCGAGGACGCCGCCGAACTGGACGTGCCCGCCAAGGTCGATGACGACGTCGCGGACGCGGTGCGCCGGTTGGCGATTGCGGCTTTCGACGCGATCGACTGTCAGGGCCTGGCCCGCGTCGACTTCTTCCTCACCGAGGACGGGCCGGTGATCAACGAAGTCAACACCATGCCGGGGTTCACCACGATTTCGATGTATCCGCGGATGTGGGCGGCCAGCGGCGTGGACTATCCGACCCTGTTGGCCACCATGGTGGACACCGCGCTCAAGCGCGGTACCGGCCTGCGCTGA
- the rpmB gene encoding 50S ribosomal protein L28, whose translation MAAVCDICGKGPGFGKSVSHSHRRTSRRWNPNIQTVRAVTRPGGNKQRMNVCTSCIKAGKVARG comes from the coding sequence ATGGCTGCCGTGTGCGATATCTGCGGGAAGGGCCCCGGCTTCGGCAAGTCGGTCTCGCACTCCCATCGCCGGACCAGCCGTCGGTGGAATCCCAACATCCAGACCGTGCGCGCCGTGACCCGCCCCGGCGGCAACAAGCAGCGGATGAACGTGTGCACGTCGTGCATCAAGGCCGGCAAGGTCGCGCGCGGCTGA
- a CDS encoding cystathionine gamma-lyase, whose protein sequence is MDGQYGDSTRSVKAIASEAVPGQPVGPSPVPAAAFHLSSQQDDPLDAYGRSSNPTWRQLESALAQLEGAASALAFGSGMAAISSVLRVLAKPDSTLVVPADGYYQVRRYASEYLAAHGVTVIPAATRDMGAASAEADVVLAESPANPGLDVVDLHQLAMQCRRRGAILVVDNTTATPLGQQPLSLGADVVVASATKALSGHSDLLAGYVASSHAELITAVARERLLSGAILGAFEAWLLLRSLGTAGLRFERQCHNAAALAVTLNAHPAVRAVRYPGLPDDPSHRIACAQMKRFGGLIAVELADADAVHALVERSGLLIASTSFGGIHTSVDRRARWGDEVSDGFARISLGIEDTDDLIADIEQALG, encoded by the coding sequence GTGGACGGTCAGTACGGAGATTCCACTCGCAGCGTCAAAGCGATTGCCTCAGAAGCGGTTCCAGGGCAGCCGGTCGGGCCGTCGCCGGTTCCCGCGGCCGCCTTCCATCTGTCGTCGCAGCAGGACGACCCGCTGGACGCCTACGGTCGCAGTTCGAATCCGACATGGCGCCAACTGGAGTCGGCGCTCGCCCAACTCGAGGGGGCCGCCTCGGCGTTGGCATTCGGATCCGGGATGGCTGCCATCTCGTCGGTCTTACGGGTGCTGGCCAAGCCGGACAGCACACTGGTCGTGCCCGCCGACGGTTATTACCAGGTACGCCGCTACGCTTCGGAATACCTTGCCGCGCACGGTGTGACCGTGATTCCGGCCGCCACCCGCGACATGGGTGCCGCCTCGGCGGAGGCAGACGTGGTACTCGCCGAGAGCCCGGCCAATCCAGGGTTGGACGTGGTGGACCTGCACCAGTTGGCGATGCAGTGCCGCCGCCGCGGCGCCATCCTCGTCGTCGACAACACCACCGCCACTCCGCTGGGCCAGCAGCCGCTTTCGCTGGGCGCCGACGTCGTCGTGGCCAGCGCGACCAAGGCGCTGTCGGGCCACAGCGATCTGCTGGCCGGTTATGTCGCGAGCAGCCACGCCGAGCTGATTACCGCGGTGGCGCGGGAACGGCTGCTGTCGGGCGCCATCCTCGGCGCGTTCGAGGCGTGGCTGCTGTTGCGCAGTCTGGGCACCGCGGGGCTTCGATTCGAACGCCAGTGCCACAACGCGGCGGCGCTCGCCGTGACGCTGAACGCCCATCCCGCGGTGCGGGCGGTGCGCTATCCCGGCCTGCCCGACGATCCGTCGCATCGCATCGCGTGTGCGCAGATGAAGAGGTTCGGCGGCCTGATCGCAGTCGAGCTCGCCGACGCCGACGCAGTGCACGCCCTCGTCGAGCGCAGCGGGCTGCTGATCGCGTCGACGAGTTTCGGCGGTATCCACACGTCGGTAGACCGCCGCGCCCGCTGGGGCGACGAGGTCAGTGACGGTTTCGCGCGCATCTCGCTCGGAATCGAGGACACCGACGACCTGATCGCCGACATCGAGCAGGCACTGGGCTGA
- the recG gene encoding ATP-dependent DNA helicase RecG, which produces MATLTDRLDYVLGKKAADPLEEHFGIRTVNDLLRHYPRKYSDEMTTVSDDGELEEGVHVTFVDVIAKADLKMTNRAPRREYLVVTLGHRKPKVTATFFNVKYLKKQLVEGAKVMLSGEVGYFKGTMQLTHPAFLVLHESGAVKGSKSLKAIAEASGATGDELLAAFERDFFPIYPACKKVQTWEIYACVRQVLDVLDPIPEPLPETFLRQHDLITEDRALRAVHTAEKSAERDAAIARLTYDEAIGLQWALTDRRHGELSESGPVAVRREDGLAATLHNQLPFELTNGQREVLDVISSELASTRPMNRMLQGEVGSGKTIVAVLAMLQMVDAGYQCALLAPTEVLAAQHARSICDVLGPLGMGGQLGGVDGATRVALLTGSMTAQQKRAVRDEVAGGEAGIVIGTHALLQDAVEFHRLGMVVVDEQHRFGVEQRDRLRAKAPEDVTPHLLVMTATPIPRTVALTYYGDLETSTLRELPRGRQPITTNTVFLKEHPHWLDRAWQRVTEEVRDGRQAYVVASRIDENDKVDDDKQTGGPPPITVVELFDRLSRGPLSGLRLGLMHGRLPSDEKDAVMAAFRAGEIDVLVCTTVIEVGVDVPNATVMVVMDADRFGISQLHQLRGRIGRGQHPSLCLLVTKLPEGSKAGARLKAVASTLDGFKLADLDLHERKEGDVLGLSQSGRAITLRFLSLLEHLDIILAARDFCAARYQQDPANPGMAALAAPFVDTDRVEFLDKT; this is translated from the coding sequence GTGGCCACGCTGACCGACCGCCTCGACTACGTGCTCGGCAAAAAGGCGGCCGATCCGCTCGAGGAGCACTTCGGCATCCGCACGGTGAACGATCTGCTGCGCCACTACCCCCGCAAGTACAGCGACGAGATGACGACCGTCAGCGACGACGGGGAGCTCGAGGAAGGCGTACACGTCACGTTCGTCGACGTCATCGCGAAAGCCGATCTGAAGATGACGAATCGGGCACCTCGGCGCGAGTACCTCGTCGTCACACTCGGCCACCGCAAGCCGAAGGTGACCGCGACGTTCTTCAACGTCAAGTACCTCAAGAAGCAATTGGTCGAAGGCGCGAAGGTGATGTTGTCCGGGGAGGTCGGCTACTTCAAGGGCACCATGCAGCTGACCCATCCGGCATTCCTGGTCCTGCACGAGAGCGGCGCCGTGAAGGGGTCGAAGTCGCTCAAGGCCATCGCCGAGGCGTCCGGCGCGACCGGCGATGAATTGCTGGCGGCCTTTGAACGGGACTTCTTTCCGATCTACCCGGCCTGCAAAAAGGTGCAGACCTGGGAGATCTACGCCTGCGTACGCCAGGTGCTCGACGTGTTGGACCCGATTCCCGAACCGCTGCCGGAAACGTTTCTGCGACAACATGATCTGATCACCGAAGACCGGGCGTTGCGTGCCGTCCACACTGCCGAGAAATCCGCCGAACGCGATGCTGCGATCGCGCGCCTGACCTATGACGAAGCCATCGGCCTGCAGTGGGCGCTGACCGATCGACGCCACGGCGAGCTCAGCGAATCAGGTCCGGTTGCGGTCCGCCGCGAGGACGGGCTAGCCGCCACCCTGCACAACCAGTTGCCGTTCGAACTGACCAACGGCCAACGCGAAGTGCTCGACGTCATCTCTTCGGAGCTGGCGTCCACCCGGCCGATGAACCGCATGCTGCAGGGCGAAGTGGGTTCGGGTAAGACGATCGTCGCCGTGCTCGCGATGCTGCAGATGGTCGATGCCGGCTACCAGTGCGCGCTGCTGGCACCGACGGAAGTCCTTGCGGCCCAACATGCCCGATCGATCTGCGACGTGCTCGGTCCGCTGGGGATGGGAGGACAACTCGGCGGTGTGGACGGCGCCACCCGCGTTGCACTGCTGACCGGATCGATGACGGCCCAACAGAAACGTGCGGTGCGCGACGAGGTCGCCGGCGGTGAGGCGGGCATCGTGATCGGCACGCACGCGCTGTTGCAGGACGCGGTCGAGTTCCACCGCCTCGGGATGGTGGTCGTCGACGAACAGCACCGGTTCGGTGTCGAGCAGCGAGACCGGTTGCGCGCCAAGGCACCCGAAGATGTGACACCGCATCTGCTGGTGATGACCGCCACGCCGATACCGCGCACCGTCGCGCTCACCTACTACGGCGACCTGGAGACCTCGACGCTGCGTGAGCTGCCGAGAGGCCGCCAGCCGATCACGACCAACACGGTCTTCCTCAAGGAGCACCCGCATTGGCTGGACCGGGCCTGGCAACGCGTCACCGAAGAGGTCCGCGACGGCCGGCAGGCGTATGTGGTCGCGTCGCGCATCGACGAGAACGACAAGGTGGACGACGACAAGCAGACCGGCGGCCCACCCCCGATCACGGTCGTCGAACTGTTCGACCGGCTGAGCCGCGGCCCGCTGTCAGGGCTTCGGCTCGGACTCATGCATGGCAGGCTGCCCTCCGACGAGAAGGACGCGGTGATGGCGGCGTTCCGGGCGGGCGAGATCGACGTGCTGGTGTGCACCACCGTCATCGAGGTCGGCGTCGACGTGCCCAATGCGACCGTGATGGTGGTGATGGACGCCGACCGCTTCGGCATCAGTCAGCTGCACCAGCTGCGCGGGCGGATCGGGCGCGGACAGCATCCCAGCCTGTGCCTGCTCGTCACCAAGCTGCCGGAAGGCTCCAAGGCCGGTGCCCGGTTGAAGGCCGTCGCATCGACGTTGGACGGCTTCAAGCTCGCCGACCTGGACCTTCACGAGCGCAAGGAAGGAGATGTCTTGGGCTTGAGCCAGTCCGGGCGGGCGATCACGCTGCGGTTCCTGTCACTGCTCGAGCACCTCGACATCATCCTGGCCGCCCGCGACTTCTGCGCGGCGCGCTACCAGCAGGATCCGGCCAACCCGGGAATGGCGGCGTTGGCCGCACCGTTCGTCGACACCGACCGCGTCGAGTTCCTGGACAAGACGTGA
- a CDS encoding DAK2 domain-containing protein: MSARLLDASTLREWAHTAVGDLITHADEINRLNVFPVADADTGTNMLFTMRSAWAQADALTDIEDVAEVAAALARGALNGARGNSGVILSQILRALAEVTAAASTVDGTLFAAALRHAVDLTVESMGHAVPGTIVTVLADAADGAARAVADGVALADVVITAADAAARSLDQTTGQLEVLARAGVVDAGGRGLLVLLDAMSKALTGHAPRRAEYVPAPPRTDAAAGHAVAAPQFEVMYLLGGCDAAGVEKLRNELDALGDSVAIAASSGGTGQYSVHVHADDAGAAVEAAFAVGTPSRIQVTALTGTAGARPVAGWSRGRVVLAVVDGAGAEELFAAEGAQVLRIEHDTPVSAKQLLHALVNADAGQAMILPNGYVAAEELVAGCTAAMGWGIDVVPVPAASMVQGLAALAVHDAERQAVDDGYTMARAAAGARHGSVRVATEEALTWAGMCKPGDGLGISGDEVLIVGDDLAAAGAGLIDLLLAAGGELVTVLTGAEVDERVAAALQDHVHQRHLGAELVTYHTGHRGDALLIGVE; the protein is encoded by the coding sequence ATGTCGGCTCGACTGCTCGATGCCTCCACGCTGCGGGAATGGGCGCACACCGCGGTCGGTGACCTGATCACCCACGCCGACGAGATCAACCGGCTCAACGTGTTCCCCGTGGCGGACGCCGACACCGGAACGAACATGCTGTTCACCATGCGGTCGGCATGGGCGCAGGCCGACGCGCTGACCGACATCGAAGACGTCGCCGAGGTGGCCGCGGCGCTGGCTCGCGGCGCCCTGAACGGCGCTCGCGGCAATTCCGGCGTGATCCTGTCCCAGATCCTGCGCGCGTTGGCCGAGGTCACCGCAGCAGCATCCACCGTCGACGGAACGCTGTTCGCAGCTGCGCTGCGCCACGCCGTGGATCTCACGGTCGAGTCGATGGGGCACGCCGTGCCGGGCACCATCGTCACCGTGCTCGCGGACGCGGCCGACGGCGCCGCGCGTGCCGTGGCCGACGGCGTTGCACTCGCCGATGTGGTGATCACGGCGGCCGACGCTGCAGCGCGGTCGCTGGACCAAACCACCGGTCAACTCGAGGTGCTGGCCCGGGCCGGCGTGGTGGACGCAGGGGGGCGGGGCCTGCTGGTCCTGCTCGACGCGATGAGCAAGGCGCTGACCGGGCACGCGCCGCGCAGAGCGGAGTACGTGCCGGCGCCGCCACGCACCGATGCGGCTGCCGGCCACGCCGTCGCCGCCCCGCAGTTCGAAGTGATGTACCTGCTCGGCGGGTGTGATGCGGCCGGGGTGGAGAAGCTGCGCAACGAACTGGATGCGCTGGGCGACTCCGTGGCGATCGCCGCCTCGTCGGGTGGCACCGGGCAGTACTCGGTACACGTGCACGCAGACGACGCCGGCGCGGCGGTCGAAGCGGCCTTCGCGGTGGGCACTCCCAGCCGCATTCAGGTCACTGCGCTCACCGGCACCGCAGGTGCGCGGCCGGTGGCCGGGTGGTCGCGCGGCCGGGTGGTGCTGGCGGTCGTCGACGGGGCCGGTGCCGAGGAGTTGTTCGCGGCCGAGGGCGCCCAGGTGCTGCGGATCGAGCACGACACGCCGGTCAGCGCCAAGCAGCTGCTGCACGCGCTGGTCAACGCCGATGCCGGACAGGCGATGATCCTGCCGAACGGGTATGTCGCCGCCGAGGAACTCGTCGCCGGGTGCACGGCGGCGATGGGGTGGGGCATCGACGTGGTGCCGGTGCCCGCCGCTTCGATGGTGCAAGGCCTGGCGGCGCTTGCGGTTCACGACGCCGAACGCCAGGCCGTCGATGACGGATACACGATGGCAAGGGCGGCCGCGGGAGCCCGGCACGGGTCGGTGCGGGTGGCCACGGAGGAAGCGCTCACCTGGGCCGGAATGTGCAAGCCCGGCGACGGCCTCGGCATCTCGGGCGACGAGGTGCTGATCGTCGGTGATGACCTGGCCGCGGCCGGGGCTGGCCTGATCGACCTGCTGCTCGCCGCCGGTGGCGAGCTGGTCACGGTGCTCACCGGCGCCGAAGTCGACGAGCGCGTCGCTGCGGCGCTGCAGGACCACGTCCATCAGCGGCACCTCGGCGCCGAGCTGGTCACGTATCACACCGGCCACCGCGGCGACGCGCTGCTGATCGGGGTGGAGTAG
- a CDS encoding DUF3515 domain-containing protein, with amino-acid sequence MDSDSGDGPPRALLIAATVVAVAAVVTILVVAVLRQEPAQQQPVPVAAVPAPQASTAECSALAAALPEKLGDASRAELADPAPPGAAAWRADSAGEPIILRCGLDRPAEFVAGAPLQVVDDVQWFRVGEAGAEDLSTEQQRSTWYAVDRGVYVALTLPQGSGPTAIQQLSAVIAKTLPAKPVDPAPVR; translated from the coding sequence GTGGACTCCGACAGCGGTGACGGCCCGCCGCGGGCGCTGCTGATCGCGGCGACCGTGGTGGCGGTCGCGGCGGTGGTGACGATCCTGGTGGTGGCGGTGCTGCGGCAGGAACCGGCGCAGCAGCAACCCGTTCCGGTGGCCGCGGTGCCCGCACCGCAGGCCTCCACCGCCGAATGCTCCGCACTGGCAGCCGCATTGCCTGAGAAACTCGGCGACGCCTCCCGCGCGGAACTGGCCGACCCCGCACCGCCCGGCGCAGCGGCGTGGCGCGCCGACAGCGCAGGTGAGCCGATCATCCTGCGCTGCGGGCTGGACCGACCCGCCGAGTTCGTCGCGGGGGCGCCGCTGCAGGTCGTGGACGACGTGCAGTGGTTTCGGGTCGGTGAGGCGGGCGCCGAAGATCTGAGCACCGAGCAGCAACGCAGCACGTGGTACGCCGTCGACCGCGGCGTGTACGTGGCGTTGACCCTTCCGCAGGGTTCGGGCCCGACGGCGATCCAGCAGCTTTCCGCGGTCATCGCAAAGACGTTGCCAGCCAAGCCCGTTGATCCGGCACCGGTGCGTTGA
- a CDS encoding uracil-DNA glycosylase: protein MTARPLHELVDEGWARALEPVTAQVAQMGEFLRAELAAGNGYLPAGRNVLRAFTFPMDDVRVLIVGQDPYPTPGHAVGLSFSVAPDVRPLPRSLENIFREYTSDLEYPAPTTGDLTPWAERGVMLLNRVLTVRPGSPASHRGKGWEAVTECAIRALVARKQPLVAVLWGRDASTLKPMLDGADCVAIESPHPSPLSATRGFFGSRPFSRANELLEKLGAEPVDWRLP, encoded by the coding sequence ATGACCGCGCGGCCGCTGCACGAGCTCGTCGACGAGGGCTGGGCCAGGGCGCTGGAGCCGGTGACCGCCCAGGTCGCGCAGATGGGGGAGTTCCTGCGCGCCGAACTCGCCGCGGGCAACGGGTATCTGCCGGCAGGTCGAAACGTGTTGCGCGCGTTCACCTTCCCGATGGACGACGTGCGGGTCCTGATCGTCGGCCAGGACCCTTACCCGACGCCCGGTCATGCTGTCGGCCTCAGCTTCTCGGTGGCGCCCGACGTGCGACCGCTGCCGCGCAGTCTGGAGAACATCTTTCGGGAGTACACCAGTGACCTGGAATATCCGGCTCCGACCACCGGTGACCTGACACCGTGGGCCGAGCGCGGGGTGATGCTGCTGAACAGGGTGCTCACCGTCCGGCCGGGCAGTCCGGCGTCGCATCGGGGTAAGGGCTGGGAAGCCGTGACCGAGTGCGCCATCCGCGCACTGGTGGCGCGCAAACAGCCGTTGGTGGCGGTGCTGTGGGGCCGCGACGCCTCGACGTTGAAACCGATGCTCGACGGCGCCGACTGCGTCGCGATCGAGTCGCCGCACCCGTCGCCGCTGTCGGCGACGCGCGGCTTCTTCGGCTCACGGCCATTCAGCCGGGCCAACGAACTGCTCGAGAAGTTGGGCGCCGAGCCGGTCGACTGGCGCCTGCCCTAA
- a CDS encoding HNH endonuclease family protein, translating into MNRKNILWLTAIVTLAVVVAAQAVISAADRTHFIARADIPTVAPGADVLAGLPVIPMRIRGYDYRRDAFGDSWTDDNSAPGGHNGCDTRNDILDRDLDDKTFVSIKRCADAVATGTLHDPYTNAVVAFTRGEKTGAAVQIDHIVPLALAWDLGARHWPDGLRIRFANDPANLLAVAGAANQDKGDSEPADWMPPNAAFHCQYAMQFIEVLRGYALPIDMPSATVLRQAAATCPTG; encoded by the coding sequence GTGAACCGCAAGAACATCCTGTGGCTGACCGCGATCGTTACGCTCGCGGTGGTCGTTGCCGCTCAGGCCGTGATATCGGCGGCGGACCGGACGCATTTCATCGCGCGCGCCGACATCCCGACCGTCGCGCCCGGTGCCGACGTTCTCGCGGGTCTGCCCGTCATACCGATGCGCATCCGCGGATACGACTACCGCAGAGACGCTTTCGGGGACAGCTGGACCGACGACAACTCCGCTCCCGGCGGGCACAACGGCTGCGACACCCGCAACGACATTCTGGACCGCGACCTGGACGACAAGACGTTCGTGTCGATCAAACGCTGCGCCGACGCGGTGGCCACCGGCACGTTGCACGACCCGTACACCAACGCCGTGGTCGCCTTCACCCGCGGTGAGAAGACAGGCGCCGCGGTGCAGATCGATCACATCGTTCCGCTCGCGCTCGCCTGGGATCTGGGTGCACGTCACTGGCCCGACGGCCTGCGTATTCGCTTCGCGAACGATCCCGCCAACCTGCTGGCGGTGGCCGGCGCGGCCAACCAGGACAAAGGCGATTCCGAACCCGCCGACTGGATGCCGCCCAACGCGGCGTTCCACTGTCAGTACGCGATGCAGTTCATCGAAGTGCTGCGCGGATATGCGCTGCCGATCGACATGCCGTCGGCCACGGTGCTGCGCCAAGCCGCGGCGACCTGCCCGACCGGCTGA
- a CDS encoding NAD(P)H-dependent glycerol-3-phosphate dehydrogenase, whose protein sequence is MVEAAVLGAGAWGSALAKVLADAGTEVRLWARRPELADEINDTHRNSSYLGDIDLPKTIRATSDAAEALDGACTVLLAVPAQTLRGNLERWAGLIGDDVTMVSVAKGIELDTLMRMSQVIVQVTGADPARVAVVTGPNLASEIVEEQPAATVVACSDSGRAVALQRALSTPYFRPYTNADVIGAEVGGACKNVIALASGMAAGVGLGENTAAAIITRGLAEIMRLGIALGAKPATLAGLAGVGDLIATCTSAHSRNRSFGERLGRGGTMESAMLATGGHVAEGVASCESVLALANSYDVEMPLTDAVFRVCHKGLSVDEAVALLLGRTTKPE, encoded by the coding sequence GTGGTCGAGGCAGCGGTGTTGGGCGCCGGTGCGTGGGGTAGCGCACTGGCCAAGGTCCTTGCCGATGCGGGCACCGAGGTGAGGCTCTGGGCCCGGCGTCCGGAGTTGGCCGACGAGATCAACGACACCCATCGCAACTCGTCCTATCTCGGGGATATCGACCTGCCGAAGACCATCAGGGCCACCAGCGACGCGGCCGAAGCGCTGGATGGCGCCTGCACGGTGCTGCTCGCGGTGCCCGCCCAGACGTTGCGGGGCAACCTCGAGCGGTGGGCGGGTCTGATCGGCGACGACGTCACCATGGTCAGCGTCGCCAAGGGCATCGAACTCGACACCCTGATGAGGATGAGCCAGGTCATCGTCCAGGTCACCGGTGCCGACCCGGCGCGGGTCGCCGTGGTGACCGGTCCGAACCTCGCCAGCGAGATCGTCGAGGAACAGCCGGCGGCAACCGTTGTCGCCTGCAGCGACTCCGGGCGCGCGGTCGCCCTGCAGAGGGCGCTGTCGACGCCGTACTTCCGGCCCTACACCAACGCCGACGTCATCGGAGCCGAGGTGGGCGGCGCATGCAAGAACGTCATCGCGCTGGCGAGCGGCATGGCGGCGGGCGTGGGGTTGGGGGAGAACACCGCGGCCGCCATCATCACCCGTGGGTTGGCCGAAATCATGCGGCTCGGAATCGCATTGGGCGCCAAGCCCGCGACCCTTGCCGGGCTGGCCGGGGTCGGCGATTTGATCGCCACATGCACATCGGCGCATTCCCGCAACCGCAGCTTCGGCGAGCGACTCGGCCGGGGCGGGACGATGGAGTCGGCGATGCTCGCCACCGGCGGTCATGTCGCCGAAGGTGTCGCATCGTGTGAGTCGGTGCTGGCGCTGGCCAACAGCTATGACGTCGAGATGCCGCTCACCGACGCTGTTTTCCGCGTGTGTCACAAGGGGTTGTCGGTCGACGAGGCCGTCGCGTTGTTGCTCGGACGCACCACCAAACCGGAGTAA
- a CDS encoding thiamine-phosphate kinase, producing MATDDAAETLAQVGEFAVIQRLVAGRHQPGVVALGPGDDAAVLFARDGRTVVSTDMLVAGRHFRLDWSTPHEVGRKSIAQNAADIEAMGARASAFVVAFGAPPDTPATQVLELADGMWQEAGSIGAGIAGGDLVSAPQWVISVTVLGDLDGREPVRRSGAKSGDVVALAGDVGRSAAGFQLWRNGIERFDDLRRRHVAPEPPYGQGRSAADGGATAMTDVSDGLLADLGHIAEASGVGIDLSTAALSADRDVLADAADELATDPWEWILGGGEDHALVATFPDAPPSGWRVIGRVHDGPHRVLVDGAVWKGNPGWQSFH from the coding sequence ATGGCGACCGACGATGCGGCTGAAACCCTGGCGCAGGTGGGTGAGTTCGCGGTGATCCAGCGGTTGGTCGCGGGTCGCCATCAGCCGGGCGTCGTCGCGTTGGGGCCCGGCGATGACGCGGCGGTGTTGTTCGCCCGAGACGGGAGGACGGTGGTGTCCACCGACATGCTGGTGGCCGGCCGCCACTTTCGGCTGGACTGGTCTACGCCGCACGAGGTGGGACGCAAGTCGATCGCGCAGAACGCCGCCGACATCGAGGCGATGGGAGCGCGTGCGAGCGCGTTCGTCGTCGCGTTCGGCGCGCCCCCGGACACGCCGGCGACGCAGGTGCTGGAGCTGGCCGACGGCATGTGGCAGGAGGCGGGATCGATCGGCGCGGGTATCGCCGGCGGCGACCTGGTCAGCGCGCCGCAATGGGTGATCTCGGTGACGGTACTCGGTGACCTGGACGGCCGTGAGCCGGTGCGCCGCAGCGGGGCGAAGTCAGGCGACGTCGTGGCGCTGGCCGGTGACGTCGGTCGTTCTGCCGCAGGGTTTCAGTTGTGGCGCAACGGCATTGAGCGGTTCGACGATCTGCGTCGGCGTCACGTCGCCCCGGAGCCCCCGTACGGACAGGGCCGCAGCGCCGCCGACGGGGGCGCCACCGCGATGACCGATGTGTCCGACGGGTTGCTGGCCGACCTCGGCCACATCGCCGAGGCGTCCGGCGTCGGGATCGACCTGTCGACGGCCGCGTTGTCCGCTGACCGGGACGTGCTCGCCGATGCTGCCGATGAGCTCGCGACCGATCCGTGGGAGTGGATCCTCGGTGGCGGAGAGGACCACGCGCTGGTCGCGACCTTCCCCGATGCGCCGCCTTCCGGGTGGCGGGTGATCGGGCGGGTGCACGACGGCCCGCATCGGGTGCTCGTCGACGGCGCGGTGTGGAAGGGCAATCCGGGCTGGCAGTCCTTCCACTAG